The Candidatus Koribacter versatilis Ellin345 genome has a segment encoding these proteins:
- a CDS encoding Rne/Rng family ribonuclease, translating into MNKELYVSSNPHETRVALVEDDQLAEIFYERENEYTLAGSIYKGRVTRVLPGMQSAFVDVGLERDAFLYVSDFLDLQDEEDEDFEVAVKTNGTADNTREERPARRDNRREERHGREERQAREDRPSRENRREPRRNREERQPPGEPQQPTAIFEGGYSEAEEETEEASVETAGTEEGNSTAEENGDGEGTSRWRGRRRRRGGRRGRNGERFERTETQQQAASASAAESEVEEEEQPEVHEEAAPVPEAEVEEQPRREREDQGRRDRAERGTRRGRDRGGRDRDRGDRESGGGDFGPPPGYQPIVMPGESLSKYRNRPAAAETHVEHPAHEQTLETHEPVQHEEHESNTQEEAASIVAAAFEEHAVPAVTHEEAVSEPHTEEVSEAAQQHDEEPTEGFAELRAPRQVAEMRVDPEAEAYRKDVEDEFEEEEQVEEAERAEQESAAEALSAPAAEVAQDEEALSSELEAQPVAEDDDVTYHRVTEYEAPPRILPETAPVGKTLEHETFDGEESGESVQLAEDDAAEADMELEEETLEAGGENSGRWIPQVADIEEDFHEHQAEDFEYSNGNGEAVEAAEGEFEEEGEEEGDGEEEEAVAGETGSKPRRQFDRGRRGRRGRRGGPPMKNMQSRNTPLISDLLKEGQEILVQIAKEPIGKKGARITSHIALPGRFLVYMPTVNHVGVSRKIASDEERQRLKRIVSSERENGHGGFIVRTAAANVKEDELRADIRFLKHLWSEIKGRSDKSKSPALIYHDLNLVERVLRDQVTSDFTTIWVDNESEYERVLRFASRFQPSLVRRIKLYTKNTPLFEEFGIQEEINKALKAKVWLKSGGYIVINQTEALVAIDINTGKYVGKTTRLEDTIVKTNVDAIKEIVRQIRLRDLGGIIVIDFIDMDERKNRQKVMAALEEALKSDRAPSKVLQFNDFGLVAITRKRVKQSLERTLGTPCSYCEATGFVKSVPTMCSEIYTEVRKLAKHLDGKDVTIRVNPEVAKAIKENNGKLVQEFEELTGKTVIVKSDPAMHQEHFDIH; encoded by the coding sequence ATGAACAAGGAACTGTACGTCTCTTCCAATCCACACGAAACCCGTGTGGCGCTCGTGGAAGATGATCAGCTCGCGGAGATTTTCTACGAACGCGAGAACGAATACACCTTAGCGGGATCCATTTACAAAGGGCGCGTCACGCGAGTTCTACCCGGAATGCAATCGGCATTCGTGGACGTCGGGCTTGAGCGCGATGCATTTCTGTATGTCTCGGATTTTCTCGACCTTCAGGACGAAGAAGACGAGGATTTTGAAGTAGCCGTCAAAACCAACGGCACTGCCGACAACACGCGCGAGGAGCGACCGGCGCGCCGCGACAATCGTCGTGAAGAGCGTCACGGCCGCGAGGAACGCCAAGCTCGTGAAGATCGCCCAAGCCGGGAAAATCGCCGCGAGCCGCGGCGCAATCGTGAGGAGCGCCAACCGCCTGGTGAGCCGCAGCAGCCGACCGCAATTTTCGAGGGTGGCTACAGCGAAGCTGAAGAAGAAACTGAGGAAGCCTCTGTCGAAACCGCGGGAACTGAGGAAGGGAACTCCACTGCGGAAGAGAACGGCGATGGAGAGGGCACGAGCCGCTGGCGTGGACGCCGCCGCCGCCGTGGTGGACGCCGCGGACGCAATGGTGAACGTTTTGAACGCACGGAAACTCAGCAGCAGGCTGCGTCAGCCTCCGCGGCAGAGTCCGAGGTCGAAGAGGAAGAACAGCCTGAGGTGCACGAAGAAGCTGCACCGGTCCCGGAAGCAGAAGTTGAAGAGCAGCCCCGTCGCGAGCGAGAAGATCAGGGTCGTCGTGACCGCGCCGAGCGCGGCACTCGCCGAGGACGCGACCGTGGCGGTCGTGACCGCGACCGCGGTGATCGTGAGAGTGGTGGTGGTGATTTTGGACCGCCTCCCGGATATCAGCCGATCGTCATGCCAGGCGAATCGCTTTCGAAGTATCGCAACCGTCCTGCGGCAGCCGAAACTCATGTTGAGCACCCGGCGCACGAGCAAACGCTTGAGACGCACGAACCTGTTCAGCATGAAGAGCACGAGTCGAACACACAGGAAGAAGCTGCGAGCATCGTGGCCGCCGCCTTTGAAGAGCACGCAGTACCCGCGGTAACGCACGAAGAGGCCGTCTCTGAGCCGCACACGGAAGAAGTCTCCGAAGCGGCACAACAGCACGACGAAGAGCCCACTGAAGGCTTTGCCGAATTGCGCGCCCCGCGGCAAGTCGCGGAAATGCGTGTGGATCCGGAAGCGGAAGCCTATCGGAAAGACGTCGAAGACGAATTCGAGGAAGAAGAACAGGTCGAAGAAGCCGAACGTGCCGAGCAGGAAAGCGCGGCAGAAGCTCTGAGTGCCCCTGCGGCAGAAGTCGCGCAAGACGAAGAGGCACTCAGCTCCGAACTCGAAGCCCAGCCCGTGGCTGAAGACGACGACGTCACTTACCATCGCGTCACCGAATACGAAGCGCCGCCCCGCATCCTTCCCGAAACCGCACCTGTGGGTAAGACCCTCGAGCACGAAACCTTCGATGGCGAAGAGTCCGGAGAATCCGTGCAACTGGCCGAAGACGACGCCGCCGAAGCCGACATGGAACTCGAAGAAGAAACTCTCGAGGCCGGTGGCGAAAACTCGGGTCGATGGATTCCTCAGGTCGCCGATATCGAAGAGGACTTTCACGAGCATCAGGCGGAAGACTTTGAGTACTCGAACGGCAACGGCGAAGCCGTAGAAGCCGCTGAAGGCGAGTTCGAAGAGGAAGGCGAAGAAGAAGGCGATGGCGAAGAAGAAGAGGCTGTCGCCGGAGAAACTGGCAGCAAGCCTCGACGCCAGTTTGATCGTGGACGTCGCGGGCGTCGTGGACGCCGCGGTGGACCGCCGATGAAGAACATGCAGTCGCGGAACACTCCGCTGATCTCCGACCTCCTAAAAGAAGGTCAGGAAATTCTGGTCCAGATCGCGAAGGAACCGATCGGTAAGAAGGGCGCGCGCATCACGAGCCACATTGCCCTGCCGGGACGTTTCCTCGTGTACATGCCGACCGTCAACCACGTCGGCGTGTCGCGCAAGATCGCGTCCGACGAAGAGCGTCAGCGCCTGAAGCGCATCGTGAGTAGCGAGCGCGAGAACGGCCATGGCGGCTTCATCGTGCGCACTGCAGCAGCGAATGTGAAGGAAGACGAGCTCCGCGCTGACATCCGCTTCCTTAAGCACCTGTGGAGCGAAATCAAAGGCCGCTCCGACAAGAGCAAGTCGCCGGCGCTCATCTACCACGATCTCAACCTCGTGGAGCGCGTGCTGCGCGACCAGGTGACCAGCGACTTCACCACCATCTGGGTCGATAACGAATCCGAATACGAACGCGTACTGCGCTTCGCCAGTCGCTTCCAGCCGTCCCTGGTGCGGAGGATCAAGCTCTACACCAAGAACACGCCGCTCTTCGAGGAGTTCGGAATCCAGGAAGAGATCAACAAGGCGTTGAAGGCGAAGGTGTGGTTGAAGAGCGGTGGCTACATCGTGATCAACCAGACGGAAGCCCTCGTCGCGATTGATATCAACACCGGCAAATACGTCGGCAAGACGACACGCCTCGAAGACACCATCGTGAAGACGAACGTGGACGCGATCAAAGAGATCGTGCGCCAAATCCGCTTGCGCGATCTTGGCGGAATCATTGTGATCGACTTCATCGACATGGATGAGCGCAAGAACCGCCAGAAGGTCATGGCTGCGCTCGAAGAAGCTCTGAAGTCCGATCGCGCGCCTTCAAAGGTGCTCCAGTTTAACGACTTCGGACTAGTGGCAATCACCCGTAAACGCGTCAAGCAATCGCTGGAACGCACGCTGGGCACGCCGTGTTCGTACTGCGAAGCGACTGGCTTCGTGAAGTCCGTGCCGACTATGTGCAGCGAGATCTATACCGAAGTTCGGAAGCTCGCTAAGCATCTCGATGGTAAGGACGTGACGATCCGCGTGAACCCGGAAGTCGCGAAAGCGATCAAGGAAAATAACGGAAAGCTGGTCCAGGAATTCGAAGAACTCACGGGCAAAACCGTGATCGTGAAGAGCGATCCCGCGATGCACCAGGAACACTTCGACATTCACTAA
- a CDS encoding helix-turn-helix domain-containing protein — MAESPEVMNIRQASEYLGVSPDTLYKYVSEERIPAFKLGNRWKFKKTILDSWMERKSSVGEGREKKKPKSARAVASGH; from the coding sequence ATGGCCGAATCTCCAGAAGTAATGAACATTCGCCAAGCGTCGGAGTATCTGGGCGTGAGCCCGGACACGCTCTACAAGTACGTTTCGGAAGAGCGTATCCCGGCGTTCAAACTTGGCAATCGCTGGAAATTCAAGAAGACGATTCTGGACTCGTGGATGGAACGCAAGAGCAGTGTGGGTGAAGGACGCGAGAAGAAGAAACCGAAGTCCGCGCGGGCAGTAGCAAGCGGACACTAG
- the pilM gene encoding type IV pilus assembly protein PilM: MFGLGTAKSIVGLDIGSSSIKAVELKKSRNGVEVAHMAMEPLSSDIVVDSMIVDSGSVASAITKIFTESGIKTRAVATSVSGHSVIVKRIPMSTMSDSELSGIIQTEAAQHIPFDISDVSIDYQILSDTGGSTMDVLLVAVKKDKILNYTNVLSLAGKSPAVVDIDAFALQNCYEYNYQPGPGATVALLNLGASVMNINIVKGTTPLFTRDVSVGGHQYTDSLQKELDLSFEDAEALKLGKKVGTVSEDAKMPILQQVTEIIVLEIQKTFDFFRATATGEHIERIYLAGGSSQVPGLIEGLRQEFSLPVEILNPFQRIEPPLGTGADLADKNAGQMAVAVGLALRSFDEL; encoded by the coding sequence ATGTTTGGACTGGGAACAGCAAAGAGCATAGTTGGCCTGGATATCGGATCCAGCAGCATCAAGGCCGTGGAGTTAAAGAAGTCGCGCAATGGCGTAGAAGTGGCGCACATGGCCATGGAGCCCCTGTCGTCTGACATCGTCGTGGACTCGATGATTGTGGACAGCGGCAGCGTCGCCAGCGCAATTACCAAGATCTTTACGGAGTCGGGCATCAAGACTCGTGCGGTAGCGACCTCGGTCAGCGGACACTCCGTGATCGTGAAGCGCATCCCGATGTCGACGATGAGCGACTCTGAACTTTCCGGCATCATCCAGACCGAAGCCGCGCAACACATCCCGTTCGATATCTCGGACGTCAGCATTGACTACCAGATCCTTTCCGACACCGGTGGCTCGACGATGGACGTCCTGCTGGTCGCGGTGAAGAAAGACAAAATTCTTAACTACACGAACGTTCTGTCGCTCGCCGGCAAGTCTCCGGCGGTGGTGGACATCGACGCGTTCGCCCTCCAGAACTGCTACGAATACAACTATCAACCCGGTCCGGGCGCGACAGTTGCGTTGTTGAATCTCGGCGCCAGCGTAATGAACATCAACATCGTGAAGGGCACCACACCCCTGTTCACGCGCGATGTGAGCGTCGGCGGCCACCAATACACCGATTCGTTGCAGAAGGAACTGGATCTCAGCTTTGAAGACGCGGAAGCGCTGAAGCTCGGTAAGAAAGTGGGCACAGTCAGCGAAGACGCGAAGATGCCGATCCTCCAGCAAGTGACCGAAATCATCGTGCTGGAAATTCAGAAGACTTTCGACTTCTTCCGCGCTACCGCGACGGGAGAGCACATTGAGCGCATTTACCTCGCGGGCGGTTCGTCGCAGGTGCCGGGCCTGATTGAAGGCCTGCGCCAGGAGTTCTCGCTCCCAGTCGAGATCCTCAATCCATTCCAGCGCATTGAACCGCCTCTTGGCACGGGCGCGGATCTCGCCGACAAGAACGCCGGCCAGATGGCAGTTGCCGTGGGACTCGCCCTTAGGAGTTTTGACGAATTATGA
- a CDS encoding PilN domain-containing protein has product MIKINLLGSPAQKHGKGATMPVMPSDGTSPLFAVLIVLVIFGLGNGIVYYVIDKQGKEIQQQIAQADAEQKRLAQVKAAYLEKQRQADLYKRRVDVIDQLRANQAGPANLLASLGDTVNGTEAVWLSKMTDSGAAIDLTGTALSNNAVANLMANLKKTGLFKNVELKETVQDAGVKDYQAFNFTLTCEKGKS; this is encoded by the coding sequence ATGATCAAGATCAATTTACTTGGCTCTCCAGCTCAAAAGCACGGTAAGGGCGCGACCATGCCGGTCATGCCTTCCGACGGAACGAGTCCGTTGTTCGCAGTTCTGATCGTGCTGGTGATCTTTGGACTGGGCAACGGTATCGTGTACTACGTAATCGACAAGCAGGGCAAAGAGATTCAGCAGCAGATCGCGCAGGCGGACGCAGAGCAAAAGCGTTTGGCGCAAGTTAAAGCTGCCTATCTCGAGAAGCAGCGTCAAGCCGACCTTTACAAGCGCCGCGTTGACGTGATCGACCAGTTACGCGCGAACCAGGCTGGCCCGGCGAACCTGCTGGCAAGCCTTGGCGACACGGTCAACGGTACGGAAGCGGTCTGGTTGTCGAAGATGACCGACAGTGGTGCCGCGATCGACCTTACCGGTACTGCCCTGAGCAACAACGCCGTTGCGAACCTGATGGCGAACCTCAAGAAAACGGGCTTGTTCAAGAACGTTGAGCTCAAGGAAACGGTGCAAGACGCCGGAGTGAAGGACTATCAGGCGTTTAACTTCACACTGACGTGTGAGAAGGGCAAATCCTAA
- a CDS encoding type 4a pilus biogenesis protein PilO: protein MKPIAQWTIIIGLAVVVTAGMYMFVYKGMAEANQANLQVLKDKQAEIDQLRPYEAKLPELLAQIESLKQQMEIQKKIVPDEKEADKFIHLMQDTAAQSGVEVRRYTSQAAQQKEFYTEVPFQMEVDGPYYSMLNFFERTGKLERIVNMTGLTMGAIRGKGAAAGKYEYAPNESVVAVATASTFYSRDVAPTPAPAAKPAAK, encoded by the coding sequence ATGAAGCCAATTGCACAGTGGACGATCATCATCGGCCTCGCCGTCGTGGTCACCGCTGGTATGTACATGTTCGTCTATAAGGGCATGGCGGAAGCCAACCAGGCGAACTTGCAGGTGTTGAAAGACAAGCAGGCAGAAATCGACCAACTCCGTCCTTACGAAGCGAAGTTGCCGGAGTTGCTCGCGCAGATCGAATCTCTGAAACAGCAGATGGAGATTCAGAAGAAGATCGTGCCGGACGAGAAGGAAGCGGACAAGTTCATCCACCTGATGCAGGACACCGCTGCACAGTCTGGCGTTGAAGTCCGCCGCTATACCTCTCAGGCAGCACAGCAGAAAGAGTTCTACACCGAAGTCCCCTTCCAGATGGAAGTGGATGGACCGTACTACTCGATGCTGAACTTCTTTGAGCGCACCGGAAAGCTGGAACGGATTGTGAATATGACCGGCTTGACGATGGGTGCGATTAGAGGCAAGGGCGCAGCTGCAGGCAAGTATGAATACGCTCCCAACGAGAGCGTGGTTGCAGTCGCCACCGCAAGCACTTTCTATAGCCGCGACGTTGCTCCAACTCCCGCCCCTGCTGCGAAGCCGGCGGCAAAGTAA